A genomic window from Aethina tumida isolate Nest 87 chromosome 4, icAetTumi1.1, whole genome shotgun sequence includes:
- the LOC109595999 gene encoding uncharacterized protein LOC109595999, producing MLLCLFVLVGVVAVKCQVNLEEYFKNCKLNTPTFDACVKDGINDLKPFYQSGLPDYGILPVDPFFAAEVPQKRSGPFFNYKLVLRNVTESGWTQSQITSFRSDLNKNQIQYTQFFPDKRLKGWYEISGTFLGQKVNNQGSWDLRLIDYTQTTTATRKPYRDFNGLEVKNPELKVKIEIKTCKKLELHIGNLAGGRTIFENMLDWIINTAWQPGFVVLSPLINDLVSTAFTEIFNKDFQYFPFETVFK from the exons ATGTTGCTGTGTTTGTTTGTATTGGTTGGTGTGGTTGCGGTTAAATGTCAAGTGAATTTAG aggagtattttaaaaattgcaaactCAACACACCCACCTTCGATGCCTGCGTGAAGGATGGAATCAACGACCTGAAACCCTTTTATCAGTCCG GATTACCAGACTACGGAATACTGCCAGTGGATCCATTCTTTGCTGCTGAAGTGCCACAGAAAAGGAGTGGTCCTttcttcaattataaattggtGCTAAGGAACGTCACTGAGTCTGGCTGGACTCAATCACAAATTACTAGTTTTAG gTCTGACTTgaacaaaaatcaaattcaatACACTCAGTTTTTCCCCGACAAAAGACTGAAGGGTTGGTACGAAATCAGTGGCACGTTCTTGGGACAAAAGGTGAACAACCAGGGTTCTTGGGACTTGAGATTAATCGATTATACACAAACAACGACTGCCACGAGAAAACCTTACAGAGATTTCAATGGCCTGGAAGTCAAAAACCCAGAACTTAAGGTCAAAATTGAGATCAAAACCTGCAAGAAACTGGAACTGCACATCGGAAATCTTGCTGGTGGAAGAACCATTTTCG AAAATATGCTGGACTGGATAATTAACACGGCCTGGCAACCTGGTTTCGTGGTTCTCAGTCCATTGATCAACGATCTAGTCAGCACGGCTTTTACGGAGATTTTCAATAAAGATTTCCAGTACTTCCCGTTCGAAacggtttttaaataa
- the LOC109595994 gene encoding uncharacterized protein LOC109595994, translating to MLRFCVLGAFFGAVFGLKDGEVPPYVKQCYEGDPQVIECFKSALLHLRPYLKTGIPEIELPSVEPFLMDELSLSLTTGPNGYKVSLKDIDIYGASNFTVQKIKLSEDGKPFEAKINIPLLSINSRYTSSGVLIILPASGNGTFNGQFDDLSAYVKGKVSVHTKDNLEYLHVDALNVDVTVRNARMAVKNIYKNNKILTQAINLFLRDNGMEVFKVMLPQLRKKLSGLFMSISNQLLTHVPLHTFYVPLSKQGNASVV from the exons ATGTTGCGTTTTTGTGTTTTAGGAGCGTTTTTCGGTGCGGTTTTCGGGTTGAAAGACGGAGAAGTtc CACCGTACGTCAAGCAATGCTACGAGGGGGATCCACAGGTGATCGAATGTTTCAAATCAGCCTTGTTACATTTACGGCCTTATCTTAAGACTGGAATTCCTGAAATCGAACTGCCATCAGTCGAACCGTTCCTCATGGACGAACTGAGTTTGTCACTTACCACCGGACCAAATGGTTACAAAGTATCTCTTAAGGACATTGATATTTATGGTGCAAGTAACTTCACCGTCCAAAAGATTAA aCTAAGTGAAGATGGCAAGCCCTTCGAAGCGAAGATTAACATCCCACTGTTGAGTATCAATTCTAGATATACCAGTAGTGGTGTTTTGATCATACTTCCGGCAAGTGGAAATGGCACATTTAATGGACAATTTG atgatCTAAGTGCGTACGTCAAAGGCAAAGTCAGCGTACACACTAAGGACAATTTGGAATACCTACACGTAGACGCCTTAAACGTGGACGTAACAGTAAGAAATGCAAGGATGGCggttaagaatatttataagaacaataaaatattaa cTCAAGCCATAAATCTGTTCCTTCGTGATAACGGAATGGAGGTGTTCAAAGTGATGTTGCCCCagctaagaaaaaaattatctggCCTCTTCATGAGCATCTCGAATCAACTTCTAACTCACGTACCGCTTCACACGTTCTACGTGCCACTGAGCAAGCAAGGGAATGCGTCAGTAGTatga
- the LOC109596001 gene encoding protein takeout, which produces MYKYVAVFLVLVHCSLSDYPTYFIKQCQKHDENVNQCLKQSANFLVSNMRQGIPEIGITEPEPIVIDEIQLALGSGPDGYRAVFKNIRAFGVSNVTVTNVRSDIDTNQFQITMYIPKISARAQYESSGVLILVQASGGGDYWGEYEGVKVKVYFKAQPINVGGRTYLRLQQLKMDFSVKEISMGVENVHNGNSVLQAALNLFINSNGQELLKEMKPALKKKLITLMKNFVDNLFEKIPYDAWIV; this is translated from the exons ATGTACAAATACGTAGCGGTCTTTCTGGTCCTGGTGCATTGTTCGCTATCGGATTATC caacatatttcataaaacaatGTCAAAAGCACGACGAGAACGTGAACCAATGTCTGAAGCAGTCGGCGAATTTCTTGGTGTCCAACATGCGTCAAGGCATCCCAGAAATTGGGATAACGGAACCCGAGCCAATAGTGATCGACGAGATCCAGTTAGCTTTGGGAAGTGGACCGGATGGATACAGGGCCGTATTCAAGAACATCAGGGCCTTCGGCGTCAGCAACGTCACCGTCACTAACGTTAG GTCAGACATTGACACAAACCAATTCCAAATAACTATGTACATTCCAAAGATTTCCGCCAGGGCTCAGTATGAATCGTCTGGGGTGTTGATCTTGGTTCAAGCTTCCGGAGGTGGAGACTATTGGGGAGAATATG AGGGTGTGAAAGTCAAAGTTTACTTCAAAGCCCAACCAATAAATGTTGGTGGAAGAACTTACCTAAGACTGCAACAACTGAAAATGGATTTCAGCGTAAAAGAAATCAGTATGGGTGTTGAAAACGTCCATAACGGAAATAGTGTTTTAC AAGCTGCTTTGAATCTGTTCATCAACTCCAACGGCCAAGAGTTGCTGAAAGAAATGAAACCAGCGCTTAAGAAGAAGCTGATAACATTGATGAAGAACTTTGTcgataatttgtttgaaaagaTCCCTTACGACGCGTGGATCGTATGA
- the LOC109596006 gene encoding uncharacterized protein LOC109596006 — protein MTVINYLLCVSLTISLGLAERKCWEDDDANDLLPLLDYCRKEHLDFERCWKATLEDLRPYVKDGSRYYSIRSVEKIPIDEEFQQRVSLMTINMSDFDMYGLSDYIVGDIDIDNIRKMVFELKIPKLRLKGDYSMNGRLMQFPVIPVRGHGPITINMTDCSVKAILYGKTYMKNGDRKIKFMDADIRMKVDGGKIMIEDIKNGDKNYQGPVNYMLNDHFRDIVVQLVPSVKEAVRDLLLDISNAIAKPFTLKELFSDSVIDSSEEDDDDYRINRYRDDINRSNRKKNKSRHN, from the exons ATgactgtaataaattacctaCTGTGTGTGAGCCTAACCATCTCTTTGGGCTTAGCCGAAAGAAAGTGTTGGGAAGATGATGATGCAAATGATTTAT TGCCTCTATTGGATTATTGTCGAAAGGAGCATCTGGACTTCGAAAGATGTTGGAAGGCCACTTTAGAAGATCTTCGACCTTACGTGAAGGATG GTTCTCGATATTATTCAATACGAAGTGTTGAAAAAATCCCCATTGACGAAGAATTTCAGCAACGTGTTTCTCTGATGACCATAAACATGTCAGATTTTGATATGTATGGGTTAAGTGACTACATTGTCGGAGATATAGA CATTGATAACATCAGGAAAAtggtttttgaattaaaaattcctaAATTAAGACTCAAGGGTGACTACAGCATGAATGGTAGACTGATGCAATTTCCAGTAATTCCTGTCAGAGGCCATGGACCAATCACTATCAATATGA ctgATTGTTCGGTTAAAGCTATTTTATACGGCAAAACGTACATGAAAAATGGagacagaaaaataaaattcatggaTGCGGATATAAGAATGAAGGTTGATGGGGGCAAAATCATGATTGAGGATATCAAGAACGGCGACAAAAATTATC aGGGACCAGTTAACTATATGTTAAATGATCACTTTAGAGACATTGTTGTGCAGCTAGTTCCATCAGTCAAAGAAGCTGTTAGAGATTTACTCTTAGACATATCTAATGCAATTGCTAAACCTTTCACCTTGAAGGAGTTATTTTCTGACAGCGTAATTGACAGTTCTGAAGAAGATGATGATGACTATCGTATTAACAGATACAGAGACGACATAAACAGGTCTAATAGAAAGAAGAACAAATCTAGacataattaa
- the LOC109596005 gene encoding circadian clock-controlled protein daywake, which translates to MKLFVLLVIFYVSSGNPKEIPSFLHVCNRNEPDLEKCIIKSVEDLRPILIEGVPEYNIPSIEPMIISDLLADKLKDLVLNITNVKAYGCSKFVVNSVKMNLETLDCNLDIDFPELRIEADYNVDGKLLMLNIHGKGLFQANITDICSTSNLKGEFVEKDGDKYMHYNSVHTKAKFSGGVVKLENPSADKVLMQIMNDVANKNLEMFAKELMPGIQKALSDIFLNIGNDIVKDFTFDQLFPQ; encoded by the exons atgaaattgttcgTATTGTTggtgattttttatgtatctAGTGGAAACCCCAAAGAGATAC CCAGCTTCTTGCATGTATGCAACAGAAACGAGCCGGATTTGGagaaatgtattataaaatcagtGGAGGATTTGAGGCCCATTTTAATAGAAG GAGTGCCTGAGTATAACATCCCTAGTATAGAACCAATGATCATTAGTGACCTACTTGCTGATAAGCTGAAGGATTTGGTGTTGAATATCACTAACGTTAAAGCTTATGGATGCAGTAAATTCGTTGTTAATAGTGTTAA AATGAATTTGGAAACTTTGGATTGTAATCTGGATATAGACTTTCCAGAACTTCGCATCGAAGCTGATTACAATGTTGATGGCAAACTTCTAATGCTGAACATTCACGGAAAGGGGCTGTTCCAagcaaatatta cTGACATTTGTTCCACCAGTAATCTTAAAGGGGAGTTTGTGGAAAAAGATGGCGACAAATACATGCACTACAACTCAGTCCATACAAAAGCCAAGTTTAGTGGTGGCGTTGTGAAATTAGAAAATCCAAGCGCAGATAAAGTCCTAA TGCAAATTATGAACGACGTTGCCAATAAGAATTTGGAAATGTTTGCCAAAGAACTGATGCCAGGAATACAAAAAGCTTTgtctgatatatttttaaatattggtaACGATATTGTTAAAGATTTTACGTTTGACCAGCTGTTCCCTCAATAA
- the LOC109596003 gene encoding uncharacterized protein LOC109596003, which yields MKVFYFVCALIVGIQAGTIPSYIKICKRNDPAVVKCIKTSIEAIRPKLMSGIPEIGVPAIEPITLEKIEIIPASNGIKAELKNVVVHGAGNFQLTKLKLDIPKQTYHFGIKIPELKLSGDYDIDATIVGTPIRGKGKFTADATKIEGYGILRGEIAQGKGHSYLKFNALDLALKIDDYNLNFDNLFNGDKVLSQALQDLIRDNKKQLLENSIPFIQTRLSDFFVDAANKVTENLDYEEVFPEKLIYIQLIFTFISYIDFKGDTMWWYSCLLILSGCGFIKITRTTEIPDYIHICKRSDPKLTECIVEAVDSLMPKLQVGIPEIAAPPIEPFLLNNITIFSGENAADFKANLYNVRVKGVSNFHIDRLRISLGETLVIRCSLSFPLLDILADYDISGRIIFLRLEGNGKFVGNATNVDAKTIMRAEVVQNGDHRQMKFKSMDVRIKVGDYNVVLENLFGGDPILGRATNEVINEAKDEMLGVVIPLLEKEFAKIIVDFANRITEKFDYDEIFPEK from the exons CCAGCTACATCAAAATATGCAAGAGGAACGACCCGGCTGTGGTAAAATGCATCAAAACGTCAATCGAAGCCATTAGACCAAAGCTAATGAGTGGAATCCCGGAAATTGGAGTGCCAGCAATTGAACCAATAACACTCGAAAAAATCGAAATCATTCCTGCAAGCAACGGTATCAAGGCTGAATTGAAGAATGTTGTGGTTCACGGGGCTGGCAACTTCCAACTTACAAAACTGAA ATTGGACATCCCCAAACAAACATACCACTTTGGTATTAAAATCCCGGAGCTGAAACTATCCGGAGACTACGACATCGATGCCACCATTGTTGGAACACCAATTAGGGGAAAGGGCAAATTCACAGCTGATGCCA CCAAAATTGAAGGCTACGGTATCTTAAGAGGAGAAATTGCCCAAGGAAAAGGTCACTCCTACCTGAAATTCAACGCCTTGGATTTGGCACTGAAAATTGACGACTACAATCTCAATTTCGACAATCTCTTCAACGGCGACAAAGTTTTAA GTCAAGCGTTGCAAGATTTGATCAGGGACAACAAGAAGCAACTCCTCGAAAACTCAATTCCGTTCATCCAGACGAGACTTTCTGATTTCTTCGTCGACGCCGCCAACAAAGTGACAGAAAATCTCGACTACGAAGAAGTATTTCcagaaaaa CTGATTTATATACAACTAATTTTCACTTTCATTAGCTACATAGATTTTAAAGGCGACACAATGTGGTGGTACAGTTGCCTCTTAATTTTAAGTGGTTGTGGTTTCATTAAGATAACCAGGACAACTGAAATAC CCGATTATATCCACATTTGTAAAAGGTCTGATCCGAAACTGACGGAATGTATTGTCGAAGCTGTGGACTCTCTGATGCCGAAACTTCAAGTAGGCATACCAGAAATTGCGGCTCCACCAATTGAaccttttcttttaaataacataactaTATTTAGTGGGGAAAACGCTGCTGACTTCAAAGCTAATTTGTACAATGTAAGGGTTAAAGGAGTCAGCAACTTCCACATTGATCGTCTTAG GATAAGTCTAGGCGAAACTCTTGTAATAAGATGTAGCTTGTCGTTTCCCCTGTTAGATATTTTAGCTGATTATGACATTAGTGGTAGGATAATATTCTTGAGACTGGAAGGAAATGGTAAATTCGTTGGAAATGCAA CAAATGTCGACGCCAAAACCATCATGAGAGCGGAAGTCGTCCAAAATGGAGACCACAgacaaatgaaatttaaatccaTGGATGTTAGGATTAAAGTGGGAGATTACAATgttgttttagaaaatttatttggtgGTGACCCTATTTTAG GGAGAGCAACGAACGAAGTCATTAACGAAGCCAAAGATGAAATGTTGGGGGTTGTTATACCTTTATTGGAGAAGGAATTTGCCAAAATTATAGTAGATTTTGCTAACAGAATTACAGAAAAGTTTGACTACGACGAAATATTTCCAGAGAAATAA